Proteins encoded together in one Cicer arietinum cultivar CDC Frontier isolate Library 1 chromosome 4, Cicar.CDCFrontier_v2.0, whole genome shotgun sequence window:
- the LOC113786328 gene encoding uncharacterized protein produces MGSSNDSPIVHMNKDIFGDEYIEYLEKEQMYDLLEHKELSVTVISLYIRFLYEKVVCTRKLSNKYSFLSPHKMSMWKLDPDNVKKYIVDMFLGNIESDKLFLAPYNSGAHWVLFAINAVSEVIYYLDPVHGNYSNHPEIKTMLDT; encoded by the exons atgggcagcagcaacgattcgcccatcgtacacatgaataaagacatttttggagatgagtatattgaatacctcgaaaaggagcaaatgtacgatcttctcgaacataaggagctgagtgttactgtaatcagcttgtacataag gtttttgtacgagaaggtcgtgtgcacgaggaaattgtcaaataaatactcattcttgtctccacataagatgtcgatgtggaaactcgatccagacaatgtaaagaaatacattgtagatatgtttttaggaaatatagaaagtgataaattgttcttggcaccatataattcagg ggcacattgggtgctatttgcaatcaatgcggtctctgaagttatatactatttggatcccgtgcacggcaaTTACAGCAATCACCCCGAAATAAAgactatgctcgacac GTGA